In the Malus domestica chromosome 16, GDT2T_hap1 genome, one interval contains:
- the LOC103403710 gene encoding pumilio homolog 24 — protein MAAKKQEKSSPKKRKQIPGNKAETNSSTSKKPKLLDSKPSNPRSTDFKKPSKPFKPREPGLDHEKQVPLSKREGRLRAKELAEARKKKRKRHYNLEQELAHLWEKMRQRNISKEDRSKLVSEAVEKMKGKIPEIASSHVSSRVLQTCIKYCSQAEKDAVFEELQPHLLTLACNTYAVHLVTKMLDNASKMQLAAFISSLRGHVASLLRHMVGSVVVEHAYQLGNATQKHELLVELYSTELQLFKDLVSKNEGRLLDIISKLDLQKSSVLRHMTSVIQPILEKGIIDHSIVHRVLIEYFTIAEQFSATDVIKQLSGPLLVRVIHTKDGSKVGMLCVKHGSSKERKKIIKGMKGHVHKIALDQGGSMVLVCLVSTVDDTKLTTKVVIHELQENLKDLVLDKNGRRPLLQLLHPNCSRYLTPDDLASLSLSIPSLSNKAGHDNSETKSSKVNNSGEEGSSDLELDEADMNAEDGLHSVEGGKKDPAIRRQELLVQSGLAEKLVDVCITSAGELLRSNFGKEVIYEVATGGAGGILHPSLDDKLSELYETIASLVAEPKSQESKEDSKEEHILENFHSSRTIRKLILDCPTFASTLWNKALKGECELWAHGHSGKVIAAFLESSDSKVNQLAKKELKKLIDGGILKMPDPKVATGKKE, from the exons ATGGCGGCGAAGAAGCAGGAGAAGAGCTCGCCAAAGAAGAGGAAGCAAATCCCAGGCAATAAGGCGGAGACCAACAGCTCGACTTCCAAGAAGCCCAAGCTCCTCGACTCCAAGCCCTCAAATCCTCGAAGCACCGACTTCAAGAAACCCTCCAAACCTTTCAAGCCCCGAGAACCGGGACTCGATCATGAGAAACAAGTTCCGCTTTCGAAGCGAGAGGGCCGCCTCCGTGCCAAG GAGCTTGCAGAGGCTAGGAAGAAAAAGCGGAAGCGTCATTACAATTTAGAGCAA GAGCTTGCACATCTGTGGGAAAAGATGCGGCAACGAAATATTTCCAAAGAAGATCGATCCAA GTTGGTGAGTGAAGCGGTAGAGAAAatgaaggggaaaattcctgaaatCGCAAGCTCCCATGTGTCTTCTCGTGTTCTGCAG ACTTGCATTAAGTACTGTTCACAAGCTGAAAAGGATGCAGTATTTGAGGAGCTTCAGCCACATCTTCTTACTCTTGCATGCAACACGTATGCTGTTCATCTGGTGACCAAAATGTTAGACAATG CCTCCAAAATGCAGCTAGCGGCATTTATCTCATCTCTCCGAGGACATGTTGCTTCCCTTCTTCGTCACATGGTTGGTTCTGTAG TCGTTGAGCATGCATACCAATTGGGAAATGCAACTCAAAAGCATGAACTTTTGGTGGAACTATATTCTACGGAGCTTCAGTTGTTTAAGGACTTGGTCTCGAAGAATGAGGGCAG GTTACTAGATATAATTTCAAAGCTAGATCTGCAGAAATCTTCAGTGTTGCGGCACATGACCTCAGTGATTCAACCAATTTTAGAGAAAGGAATAATTGATCACTCCATAGTACACAGGGTGTTGATAGAGTACTTCACAATAGCTGAACAG TTCTCTGCCACAGATGTAATTAAACAGTTGTCGGGCCCACTTCTTGTTCGGGTGATCCACACAAAGGATGGATCTAAGGTTGGGATGCTCTGTGTCAAGCATGGCAGTTCAAAG GAAAGAAAGAAGATAATCAAAGGAATGAAAGGCCATGTTCATAAAATAGCTCTTGATCAAGGTGGAAGTATG GTGCTTGTTTGCCTCGTTTCAACTGTTGATGATACGAAGCTTACTACAAAG GTTGTCATTCATGAACTTCAAGAAAATCTAAAGGATCTTGTTCTTGATAAG AATGGAAGGCGCCCGTTACTGCAGTTACTTCATCCAAATTGTTCACGCTATTTGACTCCCGATGACCTGGCTTCCCTCAGTTTGTCTATCCCTTCTCTTTCCAACAAG GCTGGACATGACAATTCTGAGACAAAATCTTCGAAGGTTAACAACTCTGGTGAAGAGGGCAGTAGTGATTTGGAATTAGATGAAGCAGATATGAATGCTGAGGATGGTCTCCACTCAGTTGAGGGGGGAAAAAAGGATCCTGCCATTCGAAGGCAGGAGTTGTTAGTCCAGAGTGGGCTGGCTGAG AAGCTAGTTGATGTATGCATTACAAGTGCCGGGGAATTGCTTAGATCAAATTTTGGCAAAGAAGTCATTTATGAG GTTGCAACTGGGGGTGCCGGTGGAATTCTCCACCCAAGTTTGGATGACAAGTTGAGTGAGTTATATGAAACTATAGCATCTCTTGTAGCAGAACCGAAATCCCAAGAATCCAAAGAGGACTCAAAAGAGGAACACATCCTTGAAAATTTCCATTCCAGTCGGACCATAAGAAAACTAATCTTGGACTGCCCCACATTTGCTTCCACTTTGTGGAACAAAGCACTCAAAGGAGAGTGTGAGTTGTGGGCCCACGGTCACAG CGGAAAGGTAATTGCTGCATTCTTAGAATCCTCAGACTCTAAGGTCAATCAACTGGCAAAGAAAGAGTTGAAGAAGTTGATAGACGGTGGCATTCTCAAAATGCCCGATCCAAAAGTAGCCACCGGAAAGAAGGAATGA
- the LOC103403709 gene encoding uncharacterized protein, giving the protein MGQDSDLKSQLVTEICSISTRAIACSHRHGSGSGSSPVHSSSFVDWYRLLRVEENAGADVIRKRYHELALQLHPDKNKHPKAEIAFKLVSEAYSCLSDTAKRRVFDLERWRKFCFDCGTIPYTTTHHNSPSTANPSPSSHHKHYNPTNTRPCKIIKGLKDISSRFREEARVIENCLKANAAAGKQSSSLFSPPAAAFDVFHSRFLKESPVFNPSEHKVQGYPHLRARIYEKPMKFWQLRAGHHVVNYEQGRAGYDSPVFEVRSDRGMFKSRSTCVRS; this is encoded by the exons ATGGGGCAGGATTCCGATTTGAAATCCCAGCTGGTGACTGAGATTTGCTCCATTTCCACGCGTGCCATTGCCTGCTCCCACAGGCATGGCAGCGGCAGCGGCAGCAGCCCGGTTCATTCGTCGTCTTTCGTCGATTGGTATCGCCTTCTTAGA GTGGAGGAAAATGCTGGGGCGGATGTTATAAGGAAGAGATATCATGAACTTG CTTTACAACTTCATCCAGATAAGAACAAGCACCCAAAAGCTGAAATTGCATTCAAGCTTGTTTCTGAG GCATATTCATGTCTCTCAGATACTGCAAAAAGAAGAGTTTTTGACTTGGAGAGATGGAGGAAGTTCTGCTTTGATTGTGGCACAATCCCCTACACGACAACCCACCACAACTCTCCCAGCACTGCCAATCCCAGTCCTTCTTCACACCACAAGCATTACAATCCCACTAATACAAGGCCTTGCAAAATAATCAAGGGACTGAAAGATATCAGCAGCAGATTCAGAGAGGAGGCTAGAGTGATAGAAAACTGCTTGAAGGCCAATGCAGCTGCAGGAAAACAGTCCTCCTCACTGTTTAGTCCACCTGCTGCTGCTTTTGATGTGTTTCATAGCAGGTTCCTAAAAGAATCACCTGTTTTCAATCCATCTGAACATAAGGTTCAGGGATACCCTCATCTTCGGGCTCGAATATACGAAAAACCGATGAAGTTTTGGCAGCTGAGAGCAGGGCATCATGTAGTGAATTATGAGCAGGGGAGAGCTGGTTATGATTCTCCAGTGTTTGAGGTCAGATCAGATAGAGGAATGTTTAAGAGTAGGTCTACTTGTGTTCGTTCATGA
- the LOC103416773 gene encoding uncharacterized protein — protein sequence MAAGSVATAAGVAVILYYVFNRRGATKEGGVEDGDDDGDRSGNLSKMRSARKRLSRRPAQAPATWVESLTTLSDTLRFTYSETLGKWPIGDLAFGIKYLMRRQGNLKVASVYAGSDSVQLKGSGIIEELKYYLKLLTLCMLFSKKPFPVFLESGGFSQEDVLLQKPKAGLLKPSFTIIRDRNSKCFLLLIRGTHSIKDTLTAATGAVAPFHHSVLHDGGISNLILGYAHCGMVAAARWIAKISTPCLLKAIGEYPDYKIKVVGHSLGGGTAALLTYILRERKEFSSSNCITFAPAACITWELAESGKHFITTIINGSDLVPTFSAASVDDLRSEVIASSWLNDLRDQVERTRVLNVVYRSANALGSRLPSIASAKARVAGAGALLRPVSSSTQIVMKRAQNVVVRTHSSISSWSCMGARRRNVSPLLNSKADDLHEDSLICEKDSEYRAEGVIVDPMLNSLESSSSGGLGHDDSDEEEQLLPVNRNTATSTVEDITEGELWYELEKELKRQEDEVNVEAREEEAAAVKEITEEEDMLVGVAESNTPISSSDVSENHRFFPPGRIMHIISVPSSDDTNLDNDGPPAEERVGIYETRRELYSKLRLSRTMINDHYMPMYKKMVELLIRELENDESSNCIV from the exons ATGGCGGCGGGATCAGTGGCGACCGCCGCCGGAGTCGCCGTGATTCTTTACTACGTGTTCAATCGGAGGGGAGCAACGAAAGAGGGCGGCGTTGAAGACGGGGACGACGACGGCGATCGGAGCGGAAATCTCTCGAAGATGAGATCGGCGAGGAAACGGCTTTCTCGGCGACCGGCTCAAGCGCCCGCCACGTGGGTCGAGTCGCTCACCACCTTGTCCGACACGCTCCGGTTCACCTACTCCGAAACGCTCGGGAAGTGGCCGATCGGCGACTTGGCCTTCGGCATTAAGTACCTCATGCGTCGGCAG GGTAACCTAAAAGTTGCGAGTGTGTATGCTGGTAGTGATAGTGTGCAGCTTAAAGGGTCTGGAATTATTGAGGAGTTGAAATATTACTTGAAGTTGCTGACGCTTTGTATGCTGTTCTCGAAGAAACCGTTTCCGGTGTTTTTAGAGTCAGGGGGTTTCTCTCAGGAAGATGTCCTTCTTCAGAAGCCCAAGGCCGGG CTTCTGAAGCCATCCTTCACAATTATACGTGATAGGAATTCAAAATGCTTCCTTCTATTAATACGTGGTACCCATAGCATCAAAGATACACTAACTGCTGCAACTGGTGCAGTAGCCCCTTTCCACCATTCGGTTTTGCATGATGGTGGAATAAGCAACTTAATCCTAGGGTATGCTCACTGTGGGATGGTTGCTGCAGCCCGTTGGATTGCTAAGATCAGTACTCCTTGCTTGCTTAAGGCTATTGGTGAATATCCTGACTACAAAATAAAG GTTGTTGGGCATTCACTGGGTGGTGGTACAGCTGCGTTGTTAACATATATTCTTCGAGAACGGAAAGAATTCTCTTCAAGCAATTGCATTACCTTTGCCCCAG ctGCCTGTATAACATGGGAGTTGGCAGAATCTGGAAAGCACTTCATCACTACTATAATCAATGGCTCCGACCTGGTGCCTACTTTCTCAGCAGCTTCTGTTGATGACCTCCGCTCTGAG GTTATAGCTTCATCTTGGTTAAATGATTTGCGGGATCAAGTTGAGCGCACACGAGTTTTGAATGTTGTTTATCGCTCTGCAAATGCTCTGGGTTCTCGTCTACCATCTATAGCTAGTGCAAAAGCGAGGGTTGCCGGTGCAGGTGCACTATTGCGGCCAGTATCCAGCAGCACGCAG ATTGTGATGAAGCGTGCACAAAATGTTGTTGTGAGAACCCATTCATCAATCTCATCGTGGTCTTGCATGGGTGCACGTCGACGCAATGTAAGCCCATTACTGAACTCTAAAGCAGACGATTTGCATGAAGATTCTCTCATATGTGAAAAGGATTCTGAATATCGGGCTGAAGGAGTAATTGTGGACCCAATGCTGAATAGCTTGGAATCTAGTTCTAGCGGTGGATTGGGTCATGATGACAGCGATGAAGAGGAGCAGCTTTTGCCAGTGAATAGAAATACTGCAACATCTACCGTTGAAGACATTACTGAAGGCGAGTTGTGGTATGAATTGGAGAAGGAGCTCAAGAGGCAGGAGGATGAAGTCAATGTCGAGGCCCGAGAGGAAGAGGCTGCTGCAGTGAAAGAAATAACCGAGGAAGAAGATATGCTGGTTGGTGTTGCAGAAAGCAATACGCCAATCTCTTCCTCGGATGTTTCAGAGAACCACCGCTTCTTTCCCCCTGGCAGAATCATGCACATCATATCAGTCCCTTCATCTGATGATACAAATTTAGATAACGACGGACCACCAGCTGAAGAACGCGTGGGCATATACGAGACACGTAGAGAACTGTACAGTAAGCTCCGACTTTCTAGAACGATGATTAATGATCACTACATGCCTATGTATAAGAAGATGGTGGAATTGTTGATCAGGGAACTGGAAAATGACGAATCCAGTAATTGTATCGtgtga
- the LOC103403713 gene encoding uncharacterized protein — protein MITTTLHLSLPHPPSFHSLARGACSHRQPLFLSHLTFPTLHISKNTPLHRLRRSSPIAMSSDSGRSSSPATQPPPMELNDESDFETIVSPDGYISICGFGSLLSERSARSTFPELINFRESRLNGFRRVYAHMAPIFFERGIAKPETKEIASLSVEPFEGENLIVTVFEIKKSEIPAFIKREPEFRFLAVVPESLDGKPYDKRAVLCARYSDEEFFRVRCKGSKEMYYELFGRYNIDKIWRDDILPCRTYLRHCVLAAKNLSEAAYNNFLDHTFLGDRKTTIREYLATTGSGIMEEEPPESLKTRYGG, from the exons ATGATCACCACCACTCTCCATCTCTCGCTCCCTCATCCTCCGTCTTTTCACTCCCTGGCGCGCGGCGCGTGCTCCCACCGCCAACCTCTCTTCCTATCCCACCTCACCTTCCCGACCTTACACATCTCAAAAAACACTCCACTTCATCGGCTTCGACGATCATCTCCGATCGCCATGTCCTCCGATTCCGGCCGATCAAGCTCGCCGGCGACCCAACCGCCGCCAATGGAACTCAACGACGAGTCGGATTTCGAAACCATCGTCTCACCCGACGGCTACATCTCCATCTGTGGCTTCGGTTCCCTCCTCTCCG AGAGAAGCGCGAGGAGTACGTTTCCGGAGCTGATCAACTTCAGAGAGTCGCGGTTGAACGGCTTCCGGCGAGTGTATGCTCACATGGCTCCCATTTTCTTCGAGCGTGGCATTGCCAAGCCTGAGACCaag GAGATTGCGAGCTTGAGTGTAGAGCCATTTGAAGGGGAAAACCTTATAGTAACAGTGTTTGAGATTAAAAAATCAGAG ATTCCAGCTTTTATCAAAAGGGAGCCGGAATTTCGATTCCTAGCT GTTGTGCCTGAATCACTTGATGGGAAGCCCTATGATAAGCGAGCG GTTCTTTGTGCTCGTTATAGTGATGAAGAATTTTTCAGAGTTAGATGCAAAG GAAGTAAGGAGATGTATTATGAGCTATTTGGACGATATAATATTGATAAGATTTGGCGAGATGACATCTTACCTTGTCGCACTTACCTTCGGCATTG TGTGTTAGCAGCAAAGAATCTGAGCGAGGCAGCATACAACAACTTCTTGGATCATACTTTTCTTGGAGACCGTAAAACGACTATCCGTGAGTACTTGGCTACAACAGGTTCGGGCATCATGGAAGAAGAGCCTCCAGAATCCCTCAAGACCCGTTATGGCGGTTAA